A genomic window from Streptomyces sp. 846.5 includes:
- a CDS encoding esterase, with protein MDVTRRNVIHGAGAAALAALGIAQGAGTAFASTTSSQGSSSTTTTTKYSLEFDSAAWSYDSANDVYYQIGTVYAANPADTNYETLSVYVPGAYLTATQNSDGTTYTATVDQKGAVGQYTARTAPIVIPVNTPGYSAQSPATSYNYSAVSQYLAAGLVYVWPGMRGTSSSTSTLTGDAPWGVTDLKASVRYLRYNRKALPGSTDRIALFGMSGGGAQDTVAGASGDSALYLPYLRSIGAAMEDANGRPLSDAVAGVMAWCPITSLHEANLSYEWNMGQFASTGTRATSTWTSAYSTDLAHAWAAYLNRLGLRDGHGKRLELTRSSSGVYQAGSYYDHLISVITTSLNEFLGYTTFPYTYTTQGGPPGSGMTGTSTTYATVADYFGYLNTDSTWAVYDSTTNTARVLSLEGFVKSQKNASKPVGAFDGYSRGQTENGVFGQGLSQPKHFAPLTRDVIAANQSKYAAYSDWDSAYGAAAYDSDFAERDNAGKDTAWRVDAYNPLYYLSPAFDGYRQSQVAQHWRIRTGIMQGDTASTTELNVSLALQEYGVRSVDFATVWAMAHTEAEYANGDPATNFIAWVKSVIGK; from the coding sequence GTGGACGTCACTCGCAGGAACGTCATCCACGGCGCAGGTGCCGCAGCGCTGGCCGCGCTCGGAATCGCCCAGGGAGCCGGGACGGCCTTCGCCAGCACCACGTCGTCACAGGGCAGTTCGAGCACAACCACGACCACGAAGTACTCCCTGGAGTTCGACTCCGCCGCCTGGTCCTACGACTCGGCCAACGACGTCTACTACCAGATCGGGACGGTGTACGCCGCGAACCCGGCCGACACGAACTACGAGACCCTGTCGGTCTACGTGCCGGGCGCCTATCTGACGGCGACTCAGAACAGCGACGGGACCACGTACACCGCGACGGTCGACCAGAAGGGCGCCGTCGGCCAGTACACGGCGCGCACCGCGCCGATCGTGATACCCGTCAACACCCCCGGCTACTCCGCGCAGTCCCCGGCCACGTCCTACAACTACTCCGCCGTGTCGCAGTACCTGGCGGCCGGGCTGGTCTACGTGTGGCCGGGCATGCGCGGCACGTCCAGCTCGACCAGCACGCTGACCGGCGACGCCCCCTGGGGCGTGACCGACCTCAAGGCCTCGGTCCGGTACCTGCGGTACAACCGGAAGGCCCTGCCCGGCAGCACGGACCGCATCGCCCTGTTCGGCATGAGCGGCGGCGGCGCTCAGGACACCGTGGCCGGCGCGTCCGGCGACAGCGCCCTGTACCTGCCGTACCTGCGCTCGATCGGCGCGGCGATGGAGGACGCCAACGGCCGGCCCCTCAGCGACGCCGTGGCCGGCGTCATGGCCTGGTGCCCGATCACCAGCCTGCACGAGGCCAACCTGTCCTACGAGTGGAACATGGGCCAGTTCGCCTCGACCGGCACGCGCGCCACCAGCACCTGGACCAGCGCCTACTCGACGGACCTCGCGCACGCCTGGGCCGCGTACCTCAACCGCCTGGGCCTGCGCGACGGGCACGGCAAGCGGCTGGAGCTGACCAGGTCCAGCAGCGGCGTCTACCAGGCCGGCAGCTACTACGACCACCTGATCTCGGTGATCACCACCTCGCTGAACGAGTTCCTCGGTTACACCACGTTCCCGTACACCTACACCACGCAGGGCGGCCCGCCCGGATCGGGCATGACGGGGACCTCGACCACCTACGCGACGGTCGCCGACTACTTCGGCTACCTCAACACCGACAGCACCTGGGCCGTCTACGACTCAACGACCAACACCGCCAGGGTGTTGAGCCTCGAAGGCTTCGTCAAGAGCCAGAAGAACGCGAGCAAGCCGGTCGGCGCGTTCGACGGGTACTCGCGCGGGCAGACCGAGAACGGCGTCTTCGGGCAGGGGCTCAGCCAGCCGAAGCACTTCGCACCGCTGACCCGCGACGTCATCGCGGCCAACCAGTCGAAGTACGCCGCGTACTCCGACTGGGACTCCGCCTACGGCGCCGCCGCGTACGACAGCGACTTCGCCGAACGCGACAACGCCGGCAAGGACACGGCCTGGCGGGTCGACGCCTACAACCCGCTGTACTACCTGTCCCCGGCCTTCGACGGCTACCGCCAGTCCCAGGTGGCCCAGCACTGGCGCATCCGCACCGGCATCATGCAGGGCGACACCGCCAGCACGACCGAGCTCAACGTGTCGCTGGCGCTGCAGGAGTACGGCGTCCGCAGCGTCGACTTCGCCACCGTGTGGGCCATGGCCCACACCGAGGCCGAGTACGCCAACGGCGACCCCGCGACGAACTTCATCGCCTGGGTGAAGTCCGTCATCGGAAAGTGA
- a CDS encoding ABC transporter ATP-binding protein, translating to MSMESTAWMQLHSVMNAQQERRPLTRATAKRIGAFARPHRRQILQFLVLSIATALLAVATPVLAGRVVDAIVHGKDSGTVIRLALLIALIALADAALGLLNRWLSASLGEGLILDLRTAVFDHVQRMPVAFFTRTRTGALVSRLNNDVIGAQRAFSNTLSGVVSNVVTLLLTLAVMLTISWQITLLALVLLPVFVIPARRTGTRMARLQREAAEHNAAMGTRMTERFSAPGATLVKLFGRPADESAEFAARARRVRDIGVRTAMAQAVFITALTLVSALALALVYGLGGFYALRGELAPGAVVTLALLLTRLYAPLTSLAGARVEAMSALVSFERVFEVLDLKPLIDEKPDARTVPEGPVAVEFDAVRFGYPSADKVSLASLEEVASLDTRGGTEVLHGVSFRAEAGETVALVGTSGAGKSTIAQLLPRLYDTDEGAVRLGGVDVRDLTQDSIRDTIGMVTQDGHLFHESVRANLLLARPGASEDELWDALRRSRLDGLVASLPDGLDTVVGERGYRLSGGERQRLTIARLLLARQRVVILDEATAHLDSTSEAAVQEALAEALEGRTAVVIAHRLSTIRAADQILVIEAGEVVERGTHEDLLTAGGRYEELYRAQYERPGAEI from the coding sequence ATGAGCATGGAATCCACAGCCTGGATGCAGTTGCACAGCGTGATGAACGCACAGCAGGAGCGCCGTCCCCTCACCAGGGCCACCGCGAAGCGCATCGGGGCCTTCGCCCGTCCGCACCGCCGACAGATCCTCCAGTTCCTGGTGCTCAGCATCGCGACCGCGCTCCTCGCCGTCGCCACCCCGGTCCTCGCCGGCCGTGTCGTCGACGCGATCGTGCACGGCAAGGACAGCGGCACCGTTATCCGTCTTGCGCTGCTCATCGCCCTGATCGCGCTGGCGGACGCCGCCCTCGGGCTGCTCAACCGCTGGCTGTCGGCGAGCCTCGGCGAAGGGCTGATCCTCGACCTGCGGACCGCCGTCTTCGACCATGTGCAGCGCATGCCGGTCGCCTTCTTCACCCGCACCCGGACCGGCGCGCTGGTCAGCCGCCTCAACAATGACGTCATCGGCGCGCAGCGCGCCTTCAGCAACACGCTCTCCGGTGTCGTCAGCAACGTGGTGACGCTGCTGCTCACCCTCGCCGTGATGCTCACCATCTCCTGGCAGATCACCCTGCTCGCACTGGTGCTGCTGCCCGTGTTCGTCATCCCCGCCCGCCGCACCGGCACCCGCATGGCACGCCTGCAGCGCGAGGCCGCCGAGCACAACGCGGCCATGGGCACCCGGATGACCGAGCGCTTCTCCGCGCCCGGTGCGACCCTGGTCAAGCTCTTCGGCCGGCCCGCCGACGAGTCCGCGGAGTTCGCCGCGCGGGCCCGCCGGGTGCGTGACATCGGCGTGCGCACGGCCATGGCACAGGCCGTGTTCATCACGGCACTGACCCTGGTCTCCGCCCTGGCGCTCGCGCTCGTCTACGGCCTCGGCGGCTTCTACGCACTGCGCGGAGAGCTGGCGCCCGGCGCCGTGGTCACCCTCGCCCTGCTGCTCACCCGCCTCTACGCGCCGCTGACCTCCCTGGCCGGCGCCCGGGTCGAGGCCATGAGTGCCCTGGTCAGCTTCGAGCGCGTCTTCGAGGTGCTCGACCTCAAGCCGCTCATCGACGAGAAGCCGGACGCCCGCACGGTCCCCGAGGGCCCGGTCGCCGTCGAGTTCGACGCGGTCCGCTTCGGCTACCCGTCCGCCGACAAGGTCTCCCTCGCCTCCCTCGAAGAGGTCGCGAGCCTGGACACCCGCGGCGGCACCGAGGTCCTGCACGGCGTCTCCTTCCGCGCCGAGGCCGGCGAGACGGTCGCGCTGGTCGGCACCTCCGGCGCCGGGAAGTCCACCATCGCGCAACTGCTGCCGCGGCTGTACGACACCGACGAGGGCGCCGTACGCTTGGGCGGCGTCGACGTGCGCGATCTCACGCAGGACTCGATCCGCGACACGATCGGCATGGTCACCCAGGACGGCCACCTCTTCCACGAGTCCGTCCGCGCCAATCTCCTGCTGGCCAGGCCGGGCGCCAGCGAGGACGAGCTGTGGGACGCGCTGCGCCGTTCCCGGCTGGACGGCCTGGTCGCCTCGCTGCCCGACGGCCTGGACACGGTCGTCGGGGAGCGCGGATACCGCCTCTCCGGCGGCGAACGCCAGCGGCTGACCATCGCCCGCCTGCTGCTGGCCCGCCAGCGCGTGGTCATCCTGGACGAAGCCACCGCCCACCTGGACTCCACCTCGGAGGCGGCCGTCCAGGAGGCGCTCGCCGAGGCGCTGGAGGGCCGCACCGCGGTGGTCATCGCCCACCGCCTGTCCACCATCCGCGCCGCCGACCAGATCCTGGTCATCGAGGCGGGCGAGGTCGTGGAGCGCGGCACTCACGAGGACCTGCTCACTGCGGGCGGCCGGTACGAGGAGCTGTACCGGGCTCAGTACGAGCGTCCGGGGGCCGAGATCTAG
- a CDS encoding MFS transporter encodes MNDASTGTAGPKGRVRLSGIRDFRLLWISGLLASLGSQMSSIALPLLVLHRSGSPVEAGAVGSVSVGAVLLTMLPGGALADTVERRRLMRICDLGSTLAVGALAVCVFMGRTPLVLVLPVATVGAVINTVYRPAALGLLRAIVPSDLLAGASSRMQARGAAARLVGPLAGGALYAVHPALPFVAEAVALLLSTSCLALVRTRSAPNPGARSAFSRQEFVAGLTFIRSRPYLRTVLLVFGLGMNAAFSSMMFVALATASHGGSSGIDGGTIVSLIAVGSLTGSLLAPKVPPGLRPGTLIGATCWAATGTSLLLMVSQIPLYVGVLCALTVATASVGSIGFATSLVVATPEHMAGRVQSAAGFASSLVQPLGPLAGGALLAARGADTAYLVLGGVFLLCAALVSWAPSVRAQPAPRTPAPGDDRGRPSRSADLRRR; translated from the coding sequence GTGAACGATGCGTCGACCGGCACCGCCGGTCCGAAAGGCCGCGTCAGGCTCAGCGGCATCCGCGACTTCCGACTGCTCTGGATCAGTGGACTGCTGGCTTCTCTGGGCTCGCAGATGTCCTCGATCGCGCTGCCCCTGCTGGTGCTGCACCGGTCCGGATCCCCGGTGGAGGCCGGCGCGGTGGGCAGCGTCTCGGTCGGCGCGGTGCTGCTCACCATGCTTCCCGGGGGCGCGCTGGCCGACACGGTCGAGCGGCGGCGGCTGATGCGGATCTGCGACCTGGGCAGCACGCTTGCCGTCGGGGCACTGGCGGTCTGCGTCTTCATGGGCCGGACCCCACTGGTTCTGGTGCTGCCGGTGGCGACCGTCGGGGCTGTGATCAACACCGTCTACCGGCCTGCCGCGCTCGGCCTGCTGCGTGCGATCGTGCCCAGCGACCTGCTCGCCGGCGCCTCGTCCCGGATGCAGGCCAGAGGCGCAGCAGCGCGGCTGGTCGGCCCGCTCGCGGGCGGGGCGCTGTACGCGGTGCACCCGGCGCTTCCGTTCGTCGCCGAGGCTGTCGCTCTGCTGCTGTCCACCAGCTGCCTGGCCCTCGTCCGCACCCGTTCGGCACCGAACCCGGGGGCCCGATCCGCCTTCTCCAGGCAGGAGTTCGTGGCCGGCCTGACCTTCATCCGGAGCCGACCGTACCTGCGTACCGTCCTGCTCGTCTTCGGGCTCGGGATGAACGCCGCTTTCAGCTCCATGATGTTCGTGGCGCTGGCGACCGCCTCCCACGGTGGCAGCTCCGGGATCGACGGAGGCACCATCGTGTCGCTCATCGCCGTCGGTTCACTGACGGGGTCGCTGCTGGCCCCGAAGGTTCCCCCGGGCCTGCGCCCCGGAACGCTGATCGGCGCCACCTGCTGGGCCGCCACCGGAACGTCCCTACTCCTGATGGTGAGTCAGATACCGCTGTACGTGGGCGTGTTGTGCGCGCTGACCGTCGCCACCGCGTCCGTGGGGAGCATCGGCTTCGCGACCTCCCTGGTGGTGGCCACCCCGGAGCACATGGCCGGGCGCGTGCAGAGCGCCGCCGGCTTCGCCTCCTCGCTCGTGCAACCGCTCGGCCCACTGGCGGGCGGCGCACTGCTCGCCGCCCGGGGAGCGGACACCGCGTATCTCGTCCTGGGCGGGGTGTTCCTGCTGTGTGCCGCGCTGGTGTCGTGGGCCCCGTCGGTACGCGCGCAACCCGCGCCTCGAACCCCTGCTCCTGGAGACGATCGTGGCAGACCCTCGCGAAGCGCTGATCTACGGCGCCGCTGA
- a CDS encoding sigma-70 family RNA polymerase sigma factor, with product MTEATLARAQAGDGEAFRELVDPHRRELLAHCYRILGSVQDAEDVLQEALLAAWRSIDRFDGQSLRAWLYRIATNRCLNYLRGESRRPQPAGLPDRGAGWSGPLRPDEPWWLEPYPDDPDDLAPGPEARYDARESIALSFVAGLQHLPPRQRAVLVLRDVLGFPAAEAADILGTTQTSVNSALIRARAGLRPDRDPHDVPVPRSPAEAAVVDRFVNAFERFDLDELVALLTDDSRLTMPPEPAEHRGPREIAEFLLDHVGQDLRFFPTRANGQPALVLYLPDPSAPIRRAGGLIVLTLRGDRIQALTRFGDLGVLARFGFPRTLPRG from the coding sequence GTGACCGAGGCGACCCTTGCCCGTGCCCAGGCCGGCGACGGTGAGGCATTCCGCGAGCTCGTCGATCCGCACCGTCGCGAGCTGCTGGCGCACTGCTACCGGATCCTCGGATCGGTCCAGGACGCCGAGGACGTGCTTCAGGAGGCTCTGCTGGCCGCATGGCGTTCGATCGACCGGTTCGACGGCCAGTCGCTGCGGGCCTGGCTGTACCGGATCGCCACCAACCGCTGCCTCAACTACCTGCGCGGCGAGTCCCGCCGCCCGCAGCCGGCCGGCCTGCCCGATCGGGGCGCGGGGTGGTCCGGGCCGCTACGGCCCGACGAGCCGTGGTGGCTGGAGCCCTACCCGGACGATCCGGACGACCTGGCTCCCGGCCCCGAAGCCCGGTACGACGCACGGGAGTCCATCGCCCTGTCGTTCGTCGCGGGCCTGCAGCACCTGCCGCCCAGACAGCGGGCGGTGCTCGTACTCCGGGACGTGCTCGGCTTCCCCGCGGCCGAGGCAGCGGACATCCTCGGCACCACGCAGACCTCGGTCAACAGCGCGCTGATCCGGGCCCGGGCCGGCCTCCGCCCCGACCGGGACCCGCACGACGTGCCGGTCCCCAGGTCCCCGGCCGAGGCCGCCGTCGTCGACCGGTTCGTCAACGCGTTCGAGCGCTTCGACCTGGACGAGCTGGTGGCCCTGCTGACCGACGACTCCAGGCTCACCATGCCGCCCGAACCCGCCGAGCACCGCGGACCCCGGGAGATCGCCGAATTCCTGCTGGACCACGTGGGCCAGGACCTCAGATTCTTCCCCACCCGGGCCAACGGCCAGCCCGCCCTGGTCCTCTACCTCCCCGACCCCAGCGCCCCGATCCGGCGGGCCGGCGGCCTCATCGTGCTCACCCTGCGGGGCGACCGGATCCAGGCGCTCACCCGCTTCGGCGACCTGGGCGTCCTCGCCCGCTTCGGGTTCCCCCGCACGCTGCCGCGAGGCTGA
- a CDS encoding LuxR family transcriptional regulator: MVGRPAELHCLSEVVRRVGTGQGAVLEITGEPGIGKSSLLGQLAQQAVAAGAQVLRGHGVHGASEPGQVISEMLAALQYRRPTPEFELRNVLESWAADQGGVLLLDDVHLCDEQSARVIARLLRRPPSGPFAMALAHRPRQTGPVLLDALERGAETGDVIRLTPSPLDPRATSALLSRWRARTNTPFPATTPRHDLPAGRRPSWEPMDQGTYAEQLHAASGGNPRMLQILAAARWDPDEWPLSAGPDRDGLRGAAAPLVTELTALSTGAATSAGVAAVLGDPFLPAEVAAISGLGIEPTLSAFAELSAADLIRPLPWGGRHAFRHPVLSHVVLEHASPSLRLKAHRAALELLTARRAPAVQRARHAEYLVGSGSVLALRSLIEGAAEATPQAPATAARWLSLALEHLPTGTGISATRAVLVLDCCRALTAVGHLREARSLAHELLRHRSDLTDDLAVRAYAVCGEVERLLGRYQEADAVVHAGLDLLPRPLPVPLPGPAAELITTHGRVQMFRDTYGRARLLVREAAQAASGADPMAPYLRALAAFGDTQLGLLPEAAREVTECARLVDALPDATAASMPEVLGMLGCSELFHERLHDAYRHLERGIEATTGATRRYVRINQLVALCHLDQLTGRLDELGRRAREAELLARMIGADEGAGIALALRATGLLWSRPSRDTGRVLDIAEEGLSLASAVRGLRANVTVGLLASVQFYGGHPADCLRTLTEGGGPHLHGLVRPWRASLLALASTAALRCGDLDAARSWAAEAEATAGRMGLPLQQQHVRRAQAELHAAEADHDLAAGLFHQAAESFRRAGLPIEHALTLVAGARSAHTAGGRGQAQQWLDAAAKASRACGARRILEEVARVRAELTAPHSADASGVTLPTMSTSPTVALLSNREREIAQLAVMGRSTKEIAEQLFLSTRTVDTHLGNIYRKLGIRSRAALLHALSASHDGTPGVPR, encoded by the coding sequence TTGGTCGGCAGGCCTGCGGAGCTCCACTGTCTCTCCGAGGTGGTGCGACGCGTGGGTACCGGTCAGGGCGCCGTGCTGGAGATCACCGGCGAGCCGGGGATCGGCAAGAGCAGCCTGCTCGGTCAGCTCGCCCAACAGGCGGTTGCCGCCGGGGCGCAGGTGCTGCGGGGCCACGGCGTGCACGGTGCGAGCGAACCCGGCCAGGTCATCAGTGAGATGCTGGCCGCTCTGCAGTACCGGAGACCGACACCGGAATTCGAGCTCCGAAACGTGCTGGAGAGCTGGGCCGCCGATCAGGGCGGCGTGCTGCTGCTCGACGACGTCCACCTGTGTGACGAGCAGTCCGCCAGGGTGATCGCGCGGCTTCTGCGAAGACCCCCGTCGGGCCCCTTCGCGATGGCCCTGGCCCACCGTCCCAGGCAGACCGGCCCGGTGCTGCTGGACGCACTGGAGCGCGGCGCGGAGACCGGTGACGTCATCCGGCTGACTCCGTCGCCCCTGGATCCCCGGGCGACGTCCGCCTTACTCAGCCGCTGGCGGGCCCGAACCAACACCCCGTTCCCCGCCACGACACCACGGCACGACCTGCCCGCAGGACGGCGGCCCTCCTGGGAGCCGATGGACCAGGGGACGTACGCCGAGCAGCTGCACGCCGCATCCGGCGGCAACCCGCGGATGCTGCAGATCCTTGCCGCCGCGCGCTGGGACCCGGACGAGTGGCCACTGAGCGCGGGGCCGGACCGGGACGGCCTGCGCGGCGCAGCGGCTCCCCTGGTCACCGAGTTGACAGCCCTCAGCACGGGCGCCGCCACGTCGGCCGGAGTCGCAGCCGTCCTCGGTGACCCCTTCCTCCCGGCCGAGGTCGCCGCGATTTCAGGACTGGGGATCGAACCAACCCTCAGTGCCTTCGCCGAACTCTCCGCGGCGGACCTGATACGTCCGTTGCCCTGGGGCGGTCGCCATGCCTTCCGGCATCCGGTGCTCAGTCACGTCGTCCTGGAACACGCCTCACCGTCCCTGCGCCTGAAAGCCCACCGGGCTGCCCTGGAGCTGCTCACCGCACGCCGGGCTCCGGCCGTCCAGCGGGCCAGGCACGCCGAGTACCTGGTGGGCTCAGGCAGCGTCCTGGCTCTGCGAAGCCTGATCGAGGGCGCAGCGGAGGCCACGCCGCAGGCGCCTGCCACCGCCGCCCGCTGGTTGAGCCTGGCGCTGGAACATCTGCCGACCGGGACCGGGATCAGCGCCACCCGGGCCGTACTGGTGCTCGACTGCTGCCGGGCCCTCACCGCCGTGGGCCACCTACGAGAGGCCCGCTCGCTGGCGCACGAACTCCTGCGGCACCGGTCCGATCTGACCGATGACCTGGCGGTGCGGGCCTACGCGGTCTGCGGCGAGGTGGAGCGCCTGCTGGGCCGCTACCAGGAGGCCGACGCGGTCGTCCATGCCGGCCTCGATCTGCTGCCCCGACCGCTGCCGGTTCCTCTGCCGGGTCCGGCTGCCGAACTGATCACCACGCACGGGCGGGTGCAGATGTTCCGGGACACCTACGGCCGGGCACGCCTTCTGGTCCGCGAGGCGGCACAGGCCGCATCCGGCGCCGACCCCATGGCTCCCTACCTGCGGGCCCTGGCGGCGTTCGGGGACACCCAGCTCGGCCTGCTGCCGGAGGCGGCGCGGGAGGTCACCGAATGCGCGCGCCTCGTGGACGCCCTCCCGGACGCCACCGCCGCCTCCATGCCGGAGGTGCTGGGGATGCTCGGCTGCTCGGAGTTGTTCCACGAGCGCCTCCACGACGCTTACCGGCATCTGGAGCGAGGCATCGAGGCCACCACCGGCGCCACCCGACGGTACGTCAGAATCAACCAGCTGGTGGCCCTGTGCCACCTCGACCAGCTGACCGGGCGCCTGGACGAGCTCGGCCGACGGGCACGCGAGGCGGAACTGCTCGCCCGGATGATCGGAGCCGACGAGGGTGCGGGGATAGCGCTGGCGCTGAGGGCGACGGGGCTCTTGTGGTCGCGGCCGAGCCGGGACACCGGCAGGGTGCTCGACATCGCGGAAGAGGGTCTTTCGCTTGCGTCGGCCGTGCGTGGCCTGCGGGCGAACGTCACCGTCGGGCTGCTGGCCTCCGTCCAGTTCTACGGCGGACATCCCGCGGACTGCCTGCGCACCCTCACCGAGGGAGGTGGACCGCACCTGCACGGGTTGGTACGGCCCTGGCGGGCCTCACTGCTGGCGCTGGCCTCCACCGCGGCGCTTCGTTGCGGTGACCTCGACGCCGCCCGCAGCTGGGCCGCGGAGGCGGAGGCCACCGCCGGACGGATGGGTCTGCCGCTGCAGCAGCAGCACGTTCGCAGGGCGCAGGCGGAGCTCCACGCGGCGGAAGCGGACCACGACCTGGCGGCCGGGCTGTTCCACCAGGCCGCGGAGTCGTTCCGCCGGGCCGGCCTGCCGATCGAACACGCACTGACCCTGGTGGCCGGGGCACGCTCGGCCCACACGGCCGGGGGAAGGGGCCAGGCACAGCAGTGGCTCGACGCGGCGGCGAAGGCCTCCCGCGCCTGCGGTGCGCGGAGGATCCTTGAGGAGGTGGCAAGGGTCCGGGCAGAGCTGACGGCGCCCCACTCCGCCGACGCGTCGGGCGTGACGCTGCCGACCATGAGCACCAGTCCGACGGTGGCCCTCCTCAGCAATCGGGAGCGCGAGATCGCCCAACTGGCCGTCATGGGCAGGAGCACCAAGGAGATCGCCGAACAGCTCTTCCTCAGCACCAGAACGGTGGACACCCATCTCGGCAACATCTACCGCAAGCTCGGTATCCGTTCCCGCGCGGCGCTGCTGCACGCTCTCAGCGCGAGCCATGACGGCACTCCGGGAGTTCCCCGCTAG
- a CDS encoding MFS transporter yields the protein MTSVEPRSDIGGDEAAAPGEVRRWRAFSLLATACFMTAVDMLIVNVALPTIGAELHVAESDLQWVVTAYALTFGGFLLLGGRAADLLGRRRMFMAGLTLFTAASLACALATSSTFLIVMRGIQGLGAAAVLPAALSIVLNMFPEGAERNKALGLWGAIGASGATVGVLAGGALTRYAGWPYIFYLNVAVGGAALLLARRMVPESRLQGARRRYDPLGALTVTGALVLAVYAISQAPAVGWTAARTLALLASAAALLAAFVLIEARSEAPLLPLRLFRLKTLAGSNAVGFLLGAGFYGYIFIGTLYMQQVLGYSAMRTGLAWLTVGMTGVLLAGPAQLLVTRTSVRLVMAAGMALTGSGILWATQLPAHGGFWANLAGPFFLTGTVTWVFVPVSIGALVGVTERDAGIASGLIDSSQQLGGAIGIAVASTVAAARSRTLLGHGHTLADALTGGFHWAFWVCGLIGLTGVPVALLLVRRTETTQAPAGQATA from the coding sequence ATGACCTCAGTAGAACCCAGGAGCGACATCGGCGGCGACGAGGCCGCGGCACCCGGCGAAGTGCGCCGGTGGCGGGCGTTCTCGCTGCTCGCCACGGCCTGCTTCATGACGGCGGTCGACATGCTGATCGTCAACGTCGCGCTCCCGACCATCGGCGCCGAGCTGCATGTCGCCGAGTCGGACCTGCAGTGGGTGGTGACCGCGTACGCGCTCACCTTCGGCGGGTTCCTGCTGCTCGGCGGCCGGGCCGCCGACCTGCTCGGCCGCAGGCGCATGTTCATGGCCGGGCTGACGCTGTTCACCGCGGCCTCGCTCGCCTGCGCACTGGCCACCAGCAGCACGTTCCTGATCGTCATGCGCGGCATCCAGGGCCTGGGCGCCGCCGCGGTGCTGCCCGCCGCGCTGTCGATCGTGCTGAACATGTTCCCCGAGGGCGCCGAGCGCAACAAGGCGCTCGGGCTCTGGGGCGCCATCGGCGCCAGCGGGGCGACCGTCGGCGTGCTGGCGGGCGGCGCCCTCACCCGGTACGCGGGCTGGCCGTACATCTTCTACCTGAACGTCGCCGTCGGCGGTGCCGCGCTGCTGCTGGCCCGGCGGATGGTGCCGGAAAGCAGACTGCAGGGCGCACGCCGCCGCTACGACCCGCTGGGCGCCCTCACCGTGACCGGCGCCCTGGTGCTGGCGGTCTACGCGATCTCGCAGGCGCCGGCCGTCGGGTGGACAGCCGCCCGGACCCTGGCCCTGCTCGCGTCGGCGGCGGCCCTGCTGGCCGCGTTCGTGCTCATCGAGGCCAGGTCGGAGGCGCCGCTGCTGCCGTTGCGGCTGTTCCGGCTGAAGACCCTCGCCGGGTCCAACGCGGTCGGCTTCCTGCTCGGGGCCGGCTTCTACGGCTACATCTTCATCGGCACCCTGTACATGCAGCAGGTCCTCGGATACTCCGCGATGAGGACCGGCCTCGCCTGGCTGACCGTCGGCATGACCGGGGTGCTGCTCGCCGGGCCGGCGCAGCTGCTCGTCACCCGCACCTCGGTCAGGCTGGTGATGGCAGCCGGGATGGCCCTGACCGGGTCCGGGATCCTGTGGGCGACCCAGCTGCCCGCCCACGGAGGCTTCTGGGCCAACCTGGCCGGCCCGTTCTTCCTCACCGGCACCGTCACCTGGGTGTTCGTCCCGGTGTCGATCGGCGCCCTGGTCGGCGTCACCGAGCGCGACGCGGGGATCGCCTCCGGGCTCATCGACTCGTCCCAGCAGCTCGGCGGAGCGATCGGGATAGCCGTCGCCTCAACCGTGGCGGCCGCCCGCTCCCGTACCCTGCTCGGCCACGGCCACACCCTCGCGGACGCGCTCACCGGCGGATTCCACTGGGCATTCTGGGTCTGCGGCCTCATCGGCCTGACCGGCGTCCCCGTCGCCCTCCTCCTGGTCCGCCGCACAGAAACCACCCAGGCCCCGGCCGGGCAGGCGACCGCGTAG